The genomic interval attattacttattactTTGCATACGATTACGTCATATCCGTGAACTCTATTGCTGTTATCACCTCTTGTCGAactgtgcgcgtgcgcgcgtgtgtgtgtgtgtgtgtgtgtgtgtgtgtgtgtgtgtgtgtgtgtgtgtgtgtgtgtgtgtgtgtgtgtgtgtgtgtgtgtgtgtgtgtgtgtgtgtgtgtgtgtgtgtgtgtgtgtgtgtgtgtgtgtgtgtgtgtgtgtggggggggcggggggattgCGTACACGTACCAGCCAtgcactccatctctctcagaGTATACAGTAATATCTTTAAATCTAATCTATTTCTACATGATTGTTCCGCCCGCTCTGAATGGCTGGACTATGTTCGGAGCGTCTCGTGTAACTCGCACCTTGGCGTTCGACGAAACCGACGGCTGACAACGCAGGGTAAttatcttcttctttttttttttttgcaaggtGCTTGTCAAATGAGTTCGCCCTTTCCTCTCGGTTGGTGTTAATGAAACATAGACACAGCGATAACCACCCCGTCATTGCTTTGAGATTGAACGATGGGTAACGGCAAAGACACAAAGGAAATTAAGATATGCGAGGGCTGGGGAAGGGGTGGGAGAGCTTATGTCAAATATTATACAATGACGGTACCGCAGTAGTACAGTACTAACACTACAAGACAGCAGGgggaaatgacgtcaaatgggTACTATTTGATGCTGTTCTATCATTTGTTATTCTATCTATCGGAGCTCTATTTCAAATCGTATGGACAGCggaatgattttttttcttcctatAATTCCTGTACATAACCCCAAATGTCCATGTATTCGGGAGGGGTACATTTCctcaacaaaaacacatacacacgattTATGAGGTACAGATAACGATGGGAGCACACAGCATTTACGCTAAAGTTGCCATGGGGACTGCAAAATAAAAGATAGGTAGGCAGATGATACCGGCCGTAGGGAGGAGTGTATCAGCGACGGCATCATGTACTCCTGTGTATTTCCGTTGTCCCCTAGTTCTTATTTCCCCACCTCCTCATTCCTCTCTCACCTGACCTCGGCTGCATCGCCTGCTTTCTTCGGTCGACATCCGCAGTTGTATTCATTTTCTCAGAGTATCCAATCCCTCCCAAAAAACCACGACAGGCAGACCTTACCCCTCgaggatccccccccccaaaacctcTAGGCTCCTCCATctggtcctctcccccccccccggcccgtaggggggttagggggcccccacagcccccctctcccccctcagagacatcaggaggaggagtcacgcgtgcgtgtgtcaaACGCTCCCGATTCCAaagtgtgcgcgcgcgtgaTTCTTtgcgtgttttgttttttttaaatcgcgGCGGTCGCGGCAGCGTGCTTGGGGGCCGCGTGGCGTGCATCACTTGAGCGGCTCCATCTCGGAGCACTCCGTGTCCATGTCCGAGTCGTACAGCGAGTGTCCCGTGCGGTCGCTGTCGGGGGAGTGCAGCTCCGGCGGCGGAGCGAGCGGAGGGGCGGTGTGGGCGCGCGAGCACGGCCCGTGGCCGTGCGTGTGGGCGGGCGGcggcgtgtgcacgtgcgtgtgcggcgtgtgcatgtgcgtgtgcgtgtcgtcCTGGAAGGTGTCCGTGCGCGAGTACAGGCCCAGGTCGGGCAGGTCGGTGTCGCTGTCGTCCGTGTCGTCACGGTAACAGAGGTCCTCCAGGTCCACGAACCACTCGGGCCAGAAGCGTCTCCGGATGCGCTCGCAGTACATGGCCAGGTTGATGAGCTCGCCTGCGACGGACGCACAGGGGGACAGACGGACGGTAAGTAAGCAGACCGGTCGACGCATACAGGAGGTAGACAGGCAGatggacagacacatacagtagGTAGACAGGCAGATGGACAGATGAGACAGACACGCATTGCAGGTATACAGGTAGATAGCATACGGTAGACAGGTAGatggacagacacatacaatAGGTAGACAGGCAGatggacagacacatacagtagGTAGACAGGCAGATGGACAGACACGCATTGCAGGTATACAGGTAGATAGCATACGGTAGACAGGTAGatggacagacacatacaatAGGTAGACAGGTAGATGGACAGAGTAGGTACAGGTAGATGGATAGCGGGGACAGACACAAATTGTAGGTAGCGAGGTAGATGGAAAgagtagacagatagacagtaAGAAGACCCATAAATATataaggaagaaagaaagagagagaaagatggatggatatagataaaaataaaaaaaaagatagatgATGGATAGAAAGATACAGCATTTGCAAAGAAAAACACTACTCTCCGCCATTAAAAACCAATCTTCAGAATGTGCTTTTCCcaagagaattaaaaaaaatacaaataaacatgttTCCTTTATTTGAGCCTATCTGGGATTTCCTGACTTTGATGCTTCCGTCCAATTTAACGTAACTTAACAATTACACTGATTTAAAGGGACATCTAAAAACAAAGAGTTCAAGGCTTCCATTTGTTTTTGATCATCATGTGGTCCTGCCATCAAAAACGAATACTTACACCCTATTTACACTACAAAGGTGCACCGCGTTGCATTCAGTGGTGCTGCGCGACGGATGGCTGCAGGTGGCTTAAACAACCCGCAAGTCCCCGAGTAGGTGATTATGTACTGTAACGTTTTCACCATGTTAATGACATGCTAATGAGATGCGTATGACATCTGAGGgacaccgcacgcacacacgcgcacacacctttGATGAGCTGCTCAGGCCGGGTCCCTGGGAGCGTCCACATGGCGGGGGCCAGGTGACTGAAGACGGCTGCGTCCACCGTGGAGGGCCGGGAGCCCATAAGGTACTTCTTGTCCCCTAGGGGGCGGACACAATACATTGTTCTTTACTATTCATGGTCATCTTGCAGAGAAtccatgaaaataaaaataaactttaagAAGAACAatgctttttttcttcttaaagACCACTAAATACGTAGGCCTaccacttaaaggcacccagtgcaactttatgtaaacattcaatgaaaaataaacattcaatttctagtcttttttacacgtagtaagtttcaataactccataccattacatatcgacattcaaggagcaaagatgagacgtcgttgtgtggtgagaactgatagaaaatcgtaaacaacaacaatcgccggtggggagaagccatttttccattgactggaagcctgctttatttattgtaggttacaaaaaataaagaaaatggcggcattgttgttgttatcgattttgtatcagttctcaccacacaacgacgtctcatctttgctgcttaaatgtcggtatgtaatggtatggagttattgaaacttactacgtgtaaaaaagactagaaattgaatgtttatttttaagcctcgaaagttgcactgggtgcctttaatagcgCATCGCGTAGGCCTACcacagtttgagaaccactgtccAATAAGTAGACTGCAGGTATCGGGATTCAAACCCGGTCCTTTACGGCGGAGCGTCGTTGAAATACCCTTGCTACTACACTAGCCTGTCCCTTATGTGGGTCTCTCATATCAGAGCCACATCAAGGGTGGGCTGCACTCACAAGGTTTCAATTAATTTCCTGTCAAAAGTTTGCAAAGAGCTACTTTTCAAAGGGTCACATAGGAACATTCATGAGGACACGTTGCAAGCTAACCTCAATGGATTCCCATTTAACTCGACCGCGATGTTGCGCCAGACGCACTAAAGAGCCACGGACGAGTAGTTGTAGTAAGGGCGCATAACCACAGGGGGTCAGCGATGAGTTTTGAAATTCATGTCACGCAAACTCTGCCCACTTAGGAAGATTCAAACATGCAGTTCATGATGTTAAGGGTCTCCATTGCGCATATTAAATCGAATTTAGAATGCATAACATCGCTCTCCTCTTGCCTATTTATTTAAAACTGCGCCTAATGGGAACCTATTAGAATGCCCTTTGATAGGgcaaatatgattttttttaaattgtgtaaAAGCAATGAAGGACTCAGAAAGCATAATAAAGGTAAAGAGGTCGAGATAACTGAAAAAACGACAGACACAAATGTGCGTTAGAAACAAGAGATAGGCTACTACTTAATGAACTAAAAAGGTATAAGTATAACTTGCACGTTTACACATTGTTAAACCCATGTAGGAAAACCTTGAGGGTAATGTGTTTTATGGTTGACTATAATTAGGCAGTAATTCCTAAAAGCTGCATAGGATAGATACGATAATATTCCCTTTTCCAGTATAAAATGATTGGGtaaaattactaaataaatatacCACTGGATGCCTGTTTAACCAATTCTCCACATGAACACATACAATCCTTCACAGTACAGCTCATATCATCTGCTGTTCATATTTATCAACTATACTTCATCAACCTCCGTTATTCCTATTTTAAACGCAATTAATTAATACTTCCTTtatgttaaaaataaacattggtGGATCATTGATTCACGAACCTAACTGACACAGCCTGAACATcaacaaaacaacattaatgtatttttgatttgatatggtaggaaggaaggaagttAGGAGGAAATACATTCACAttacaagcgtgtgtgtgtgtgtgtgtgtgtgtgtgtgtgtgtgtgtgtgtgtgtgtgtgtgtgtgtgtgtgtgtgtgtgtgtgcctgtgtgtgtgtgtgtgtgtgtgtgtgtgcctgtgtgtgcgtgtgtgtgtgcctgcgtgtgcgtgtgcgtgtgtccttgcGTGGGTCAGAAGAGtacaaaaaaggaaagaaagtcgtcaacaacaacaacaacgttgtCTGATGTCTCCATACCCAGCAGGGTGGCCAGCGTGCGCATATCCTTCTCCATTAGGGCGTACACTTCCTCCTCGGAGAAGCGGCCAATCCCGTGGCCGTACATCTCCCGCTGCACGATGCCGCCGGTCAGGTGACTCAGGATCCACTGGAGCAGGTCGCTTAGCGGCCCGCACACCGCCAGCATCTTCtgggtctcctccaggttgtcCACCCACTGGCAGTAGGCGATggtcctggaacacacacacacacacacacacacacacacacacacacacacacacacacacacacacacacacacacacacacacacacacacacacacacacacacacacacacacacacacacacacacacacaaatcatcataaacatgaatacaaacacacacaaacaaatctgCATTAACatgaataacaacacacacacacacacacacatatagacgcGCACAAAGACGCTTACAAATCCTCATTAcatgaatacaaacacacacacacatatataggcGCTTACAAATCATCATAAACatgaatacaaatacacacacatcatcattaACAtgaattcaaacacacacacgcgcttacAAATCATCATAAAcatgaatacaaacacacacaaacaaatggcattaacatgaatccaaacatacatacagacgcGTACAAAGACGCTTACAAATCATCATTAAcatgaatacaaacacacacacacacacatatcgatGCTTACAAATCATCATAAAcatgaatacaaacacacacacacacacacacacaaacaaatcgtcattaacatgaaaacaaacacacacatatagacgaACAAAAAAGACGCTTACAAATCATCATTAAcacaacttacacacacacatatatagacgCTTACAAATCATCATAAAcatgaatacaaacacacacaaacaaatcgtgattaacatgaatacacacacagaaacaaatacacatatagacactcacacacagacacccacaaaaAGCAAATCATACGGAGATACACATAAAGACATACACAAatcaaaacacatacaaatcAGCAttaatacacgcacacacacacacaccagcttttgctaccacttttttttttttttaccagccaTTGATTATCTG from Gadus macrocephalus chromosome 21, ASM3116895v1 carries:
- the faxca gene encoding failed axon connections homolog; this translates as MYWRVGFAWTRSCVLDLGLNGSFSGGLDEPLYGYGYIIACPLQDYGGIMSALGSDSWWRKTLYLTGGALLAAAAYLLHELLYIRKEEELDSKDAIILHQFSRPRTGGPSLSPFCLKMETYLRMVDLPYQNYFDGKLSPQGKMPWIEYNREQVYGNEFIIDFLEERLGVGLNKNLSPQEEAVSRAVTKMVEEHFYWTIAYCQWVDNLEETQKMLAVCGPLSDLLQWILSHLTGGIVQREMYGHGIGRFSEEEVYALMEKDMRTLATLLGDKKYLMGSRPSTVDAAVFSHLAPAMWTLPGTRPEQLIKGELINLAMYCERIRRRFWPEWFVDLEDLCYRDDTDDSDTDLPDLGLYSRTDTFQDDTHTHMHTPHTHVHTPPPAHTHGHGPCSRAHTAPPLAPPPELHSPDSDRTGHSLYDSDMDTECSEMEPLK